In Saccharomonospora marina XMU15, one genomic interval encodes:
- a CDS encoding ParB N-terminal domain-containing protein codes for MSARDTGFPRTDAEHDFLRARRRQVLSRLASWLRREPDDVNITLPFDEVVEALGRESERRVGLCVVRLDSVVGSVDRGRDFDRRFRPTSARVRQRWERLALASRRGESIPPIEVYRVGDLHFVIDGHHRVSVAHALGLTTIDAYVTEVRTRLDADGIRHRGDLIIKGYRRLFLERVPLSGQAAAVLVSDPWDYAVLGEHVEAWGFRLMQDEGRLLDRRTVAARWYEDEYLPVVRMLAQADLVGDRTETEAYLWVAGERYRLVRTHRWDDEVIEALRAPAK; via the coding sequence GTGAGCGCCCGCGACACCGGGTTTCCGCGCACCGACGCCGAACACGACTTCCTGCGCGCACGCAGGCGGCAGGTGCTGTCCCGGCTGGCGAGTTGGTTGCGCCGCGAACCCGACGACGTCAATATCACGCTGCCTTTCGACGAGGTGGTGGAGGCGCTCGGCCGGGAGAGCGAACGGCGCGTCGGGCTGTGTGTCGTTCGACTGGACTCCGTCGTCGGCAGCGTCGATCGCGGCCGGGACTTCGACCGGCGGTTTCGCCCCACGTCGGCCCGGGTGCGGCAGCGCTGGGAGCGGTTGGCGCTGGCCAGCAGGCGCGGAGAGAGCATTCCGCCGATCGAGGTGTACCGGGTCGGTGACCTGCACTTCGTGATCGACGGCCATCACCGCGTCTCGGTGGCCCACGCGTTGGGGTTGACCACCATCGACGCCTACGTCACCGAGGTGAGGACCCGGCTGGACGCCGACGGAATTCGCCACCGGGGCGATTTGATCATCAAGGGCTACCGCAGGCTGTTCCTTGAGCGAGTGCCGCTGAGCGGGCAGGCCGCCGCCGTGCTCGTGTCGGATCCTTGGGACTATGCCGTGCTCGGCGAGCACGTGGAGGCTTGGGGGTTTCGCCTCATGCAGGACGAGGGGCGCCTGCTCGACCGCCGGACGGTCGCCGCGCGCTGGTACGAGGACGAGTACCTGCCGGTGGTGCGCATGCTTGCGCAGGCCGACCTGGTGGGCGACCGCACGGAGACCGAGGCGTACCTGTGGGTGGCCGGTGAGCGCTACCGGCTGGTGCGCACCCACCGCTGGGACGACGAGGTGATCGAGGCGCTACGTGCCCCGGCGAAGTGA
- the corA gene encoding magnesium/cobalt transporter CorA: protein MPAIPSLGNLRGRAATRASRAARPPVTTPVSDYVVDCGVYVGGQRLPGQWTHTEAIKEVRRREEGFVWIGLHEPDDNQIQGVADTFGLHELAVEDAVHAHQRPKLERYDDTLFMVFRTVRYVEHESPTTANEIVESGELMAFLGTDFIITVRHGNHAGLAKLRRELDADPERLAPGPASVLHAIADHVVDHFLDVTERIEDDIDEMETEVFAPRSRVSSEQIYLFKREVLELRRAVSPLATPLRRLAEGYTRLVPDEVRSYFRNVHDHVTTVAERVAAFDELLTTLVDATLGKITLQLNSDMRKITAWAAIIAVPTALAGVYGMNFDYMPELHSRYGYPMIIAVILVICLTLYRIFRKNRWL, encoded by the coding sequence ATGCCTGCGATTCCTTCCCTCGGCAACCTGCGGGGCAGGGCCGCCACGCGCGCCTCTCGCGCCGCGCGGCCGCCTGTCACCACACCGGTGTCCGACTACGTCGTGGACTGCGGCGTCTACGTCGGTGGGCAACGCCTGCCTGGACAGTGGACACACACCGAGGCGATCAAGGAAGTCCGACGGCGTGAGGAGGGCTTCGTCTGGATCGGCCTGCACGAGCCGGACGACAACCAGATCCAGGGTGTCGCCGACACGTTCGGCCTGCACGAGCTGGCCGTCGAGGACGCGGTGCACGCGCATCAGCGGCCGAAGCTGGAGCGCTACGACGACACGCTCTTCATGGTGTTTCGCACGGTTCGCTATGTCGAGCACGAGTCGCCGACCACGGCCAACGAGATCGTCGAGTCGGGCGAACTCATGGCCTTCCTTGGTACCGACTTCATCATCACGGTCCGGCACGGCAACCACGCAGGGCTGGCGAAACTGCGCAGGGAGTTGGATGCCGACCCCGAACGGCTCGCCCCCGGCCCCGCGTCGGTGCTGCACGCCATCGCCGACCACGTGGTCGACCACTTCCTCGACGTCACCGAGCGCATCGAGGACGACATCGACGAGATGGAGACCGAGGTGTTCGCGCCGAGGTCGCGAGTCAGTTCCGAGCAGATCTACCTGTTCAAACGCGAGGTCCTCGAGTTGCGCCGCGCGGTGTCTCCACTGGCCACGCCACTGCGCAGGCTGGCGGAGGGCTACACCCGGCTGGTGCCCGACGAGGTGCGCTCCTACTTCCGCAACGTGCACGACCACGTCACCACGGTGGCCGAGCGGGTAGCGGCTTTCGACGAGTTGCTCACCACCCTTGTCGACGCCACGCTCGGCAAGATCACGCTGCAGTTGAACTCCGACATGCGCAAGATCACGGCATGGGCCGCGATCATCGCGGTGCCGACCGCGCTCGCCGGGGTCTACGGCATGAACTTCGACTACATGCCCGAGCTGCACTCCAGATACGGCTATCCGATGATCATCGCGGTCATCCTCGTGATCTGCCTGACGCTGTACCGAATATTCCGCAAGAACCGCTGGCTCTAG
- a CDS encoding MaoC family dehydratase encodes MQFGRYFEEFEVGDVYKHWPGKTVTEYDDHLFCLLTMNHHPLHMDAHYAGETTDFGKNVVVGNYIYSLLLGMSVPDVSGKAIANLEVSSLKHVKPTFHGDTIYGETEVLEKTPSKSKDDRGVVHVETRGYKQDGTIVCTFRRKVMVPKRSYGETRGGEQPGRPVPHE; translated from the coding sequence GTGCAGTTCGGTCGGTACTTCGAGGAGTTCGAGGTCGGCGACGTCTACAAGCACTGGCCGGGCAAAACGGTCACCGAGTACGACGACCACCTGTTCTGCCTGCTCACCATGAACCACCATCCACTCCACATGGACGCGCACTACGCGGGTGAGACCACCGACTTCGGCAAGAACGTCGTCGTCGGCAACTACATCTACTCGCTGCTGCTCGGCATGTCCGTGCCCGACGTGTCGGGCAAGGCCATCGCGAACCTTGAGGTTTCCTCGCTCAAGCATGTCAAGCCGACCTTCCACGGCGACACCATCTACGGTGAGACCGAGGTGCTGGAGAAGACGCCGTCGAAGTCGAAGGACGATCGCGGCGTCGTGCACGTCGAGACCCGAGGCTACAAGCAGGACGGCACGATCGTGTGCACGTTTCGGAGGAAGGTCATGGTGCCAAAGCGTTCCTACGGCGAGACCCGCGGTGGCGAGCAGCCGGGGAGACCGGTTCCGCATGAGTGA
- a CDS encoding DUF2332 domain-containing protein, with product MSDLDAVRRRLRRFAAHEAAGHSPLYEHLAAKAAEDDEVASLLTAAAGNDAHPTLLLAAAHRLLQADPIHPLTRYYPSLGGSDGVDSETWPLFRSFLLERADRVWELVRTRFTQTNEVGRAAVLYPAVAAVAKQARGPVGLLEVGCSAGLLLGMDKFSYQYQCDGGEQLTAGPAKAAVGLHCALSLGKGAALPRIPKKLSVGARVGLDRSPVDVSDEDELAWLEACVWADQPERIRLLRTAAAAQRKYRPDLIAGDAVADLDAAAAHVPAELPLVVYTSHVLGYLPEQRRTEFIDALRALASQRPLWWVTAEGYEGALRYVLPGRDDLSYGLSGQMTLGVVRWEGTAARAEVLALASTHGQRMTWLSS from the coding sequence ATGAGTGACCTGGATGCCGTCCGCAGGCGGCTGCGTAGGTTCGCCGCACACGAGGCGGCCGGGCACTCGCCGCTGTACGAGCATCTGGCCGCGAAGGCCGCCGAGGACGACGAGGTGGCCTCGCTGCTCACCGCGGCGGCGGGCAACGACGCGCATCCGACGTTGTTGCTCGCGGCCGCGCACCGGCTCCTACAGGCCGATCCGATCCATCCGCTCACGCGTTACTACCCCTCGCTGGGCGGTTCGGACGGTGTGGATTCCGAGACCTGGCCGCTGTTTCGGAGCTTCCTGCTGGAGCGCGCCGACCGGGTGTGGGAATTGGTGCGGACCAGGTTCACCCAGACGAACGAGGTCGGCAGGGCCGCGGTGCTCTACCCGGCGGTGGCCGCCGTCGCGAAGCAGGCACGGGGTCCCGTCGGGTTGCTCGAGGTGGGGTGCAGCGCGGGCCTGCTGCTGGGCATGGACAAGTTCTCCTACCAATACCAGTGCGACGGCGGCGAGCAGCTGACCGCGGGGCCCGCGAAGGCGGCCGTCGGCCTGCACTGCGCCCTCTCGCTCGGCAAGGGCGCGGCGCTGCCCAGGATTCCGAAGAAGCTCTCGGTAGGCGCGAGGGTGGGACTGGACCGCTCGCCGGTCGACGTTTCCGACGAGGACGAACTCGCGTGGCTGGAGGCGTGCGTGTGGGCCGACCAGCCCGAGCGCATCCGGCTGCTGCGGACGGCCGCGGCCGCGCAGCGCAAGTACCGCCCCGACTTGATCGCGGGCGACGCCGTGGCCGACCTCGACGCGGCCGCCGCACACGTTCCCGCCGAGTTGCCGCTGGTGGTGTACACCAGCCACGTGCTCGGCTACCTGCCGGAGCAACGCCGCACCGAGTTCATCGACGCGTTGCGCGCCCTCGCCTCCCAGCGTCCACTGTGGTGGGTGACCGCGGAGGGGTACGAGGGCGCGCTGCGGTACGTGCTACCCGGCCGCGACGACCTGTCCTACGGCCTGAGCGGGCAGATGACGCTCGGGGTGGTGCGGTGGGAGGGGACCGCGGCGCGGGCGGAGGTGCTCGCGCTGGCCTCGACGCACGGTCAGCGGATGACCTGGCTGTCCAGCTGA
- a CDS encoding acyl--CoA ligase family protein, whose translation MGATNDTWYTPLTPLSFLRRSAEVFADKVAIAYGDRRITYRDFAAEVTRVASALRASGVERGDRVAYLLPNIPEMLVAHFAVPLAGGALVAINTRLAPAEIDYILRHSGAKLLVVDSALHKSVPADPSVREIVTVTDPASGVAADAAVGGISYADLLARGSAEPDEALPWAVDDERDTISINYTSGTTGRPKGVMYHHRGAYLNSLAEIVHSRHTSESRYLWTLPMFHCNGWCTTWAITAIGGTHVCLRAVDAAEIWRLLDTEGITHLNGAPTVLNTIANYPQAHPLAQEVVVTTAGAPPSPTVISRMTALGAKLVHVYGLTETYGPYTVCEWQDGWAKLDVESRSRLLARQGVGMVVTDGVRVVDDDMNDVPRDGATMGEVVMRGNNVMSGYFADQEATEKAFRGGWFHSGDLGVWHPDGYIELRDRAKDIIVSGGENISTIEVEAAIDSHPAVLEVAVVGVPHDKWGERPKAYVVTRSGESVTEQELLDHVRSQIARYKVPESVEFVAELPKTSTGKIQKFQLREREWAGRDTRVQG comes from the coding sequence ATGGGCGCCACGAACGACACCTGGTACACGCCGCTGACCCCGCTGTCCTTCCTGCGACGTTCGGCGGAGGTGTTCGCCGACAAGGTCGCCATAGCCTACGGGGATCGCAGGATCACCTACCGTGACTTCGCTGCCGAGGTGACGCGGGTTGCCTCGGCGTTGCGAGCCAGCGGTGTCGAGCGCGGCGACCGGGTCGCGTACCTGCTGCCGAACATTCCGGAGATGCTCGTCGCCCACTTCGCGGTACCGCTGGCCGGTGGCGCCCTCGTGGCCATCAACACCCGGCTCGCTCCCGCCGAGATCGACTACATCCTGCGGCACTCCGGGGCGAAGCTGCTGGTTGTGGATTCGGCGCTGCACAAGTCGGTGCCCGCCGACCCCTCCGTTCGCGAGATCGTCACGGTGACCGATCCGGCCTCGGGGGTGGCCGCGGACGCGGCCGTCGGTGGCATCTCCTATGCCGACCTGCTGGCCCGAGGGTCAGCAGAACCCGACGAGGCACTGCCGTGGGCCGTCGACGACGAGCGCGACACGATCTCGATCAACTACACCTCCGGCACGACCGGCAGGCCCAAGGGCGTGATGTACCACCATCGCGGCGCCTACCTGAACTCGCTCGCCGAGATCGTGCACTCCAGGCACACGAGCGAGTCCCGATACCTGTGGACGCTGCCGATGTTCCACTGCAACGGCTGGTGCACCACCTGGGCGATCACCGCGATCGGAGGAACGCACGTGTGCCTGCGTGCCGTGGACGCGGCGGAGATCTGGCGGCTGCTGGACACGGAGGGCATCACGCACCTCAACGGGGCGCCCACCGTGCTGAACACGATCGCCAACTATCCGCAGGCGCATCCGCTGGCGCAGGAGGTGGTCGTGACGACGGCGGGTGCCCCGCCGAGCCCGACGGTCATCAGCCGGATGACGGCGCTGGGGGCCAAGCTGGTGCACGTGTACGGGCTGACCGAAACCTACGGGCCCTACACGGTCTGCGAGTGGCAGGACGGCTGGGCCAAGCTCGACGTGGAGTCACGCAGCAGGCTGCTCGCGCGGCAGGGCGTCGGCATGGTCGTCACCGACGGTGTCAGGGTGGTCGACGACGACATGAACGACGTGCCGCGCGACGGCGCCACGATGGGTGAGGTCGTGATGCGCGGCAACAACGTGATGTCGGGGTACTTCGCCGACCAGGAGGCGACGGAGAAGGCCTTCAGAGGCGGTTGGTTCCACTCCGGCGACCTGGGCGTGTGGCACCCGGACGGCTACATCGAACTGCGCGACAGGGCCAAGGACATCATCGTCTCCGGTGGCGAGAACATCTCCACCATCGAGGTGGAGGCCGCCATCGACTCGCATCCGGCCGTGCTGGAGGTCGCGGTGGTCGGTGTTCCCCACGACAAGTGGGGCGAGCGGCCGAAGGCCTACGTGGTGACCAGAAGCGGGGAGTCGGTGACCGAGCAGGAACTGCTCGACCACGTGCGGTCGCAGATCGCGCGCTACAAGGTTCCCGAGTCGGTCGAGTTCGTCGCCGAGCTGCCGAAGACCTCGACAGGCAAGATCCAGAAGTTCCAGCTCAGAGAGCGGGAGTGGGCAGGGCGGGACACGCGCGTGCAGGGCTGA
- a CDS encoding NUDIX hydrolase, protein MGTVRAVGGIVHDEQGRLLLVRRANEPARGRWSLPGGRVEAGETDATAVARELREETGLSVRPGALLGTLFRGPYEIFDYACVVQGGQLLAGDDADEVRWVDAEAFEELARAGVLTDGLPELLRAWNALPKA, encoded by the coding sequence ATGGGCACCGTGCGGGCAGTGGGTGGCATCGTGCATGACGAACAAGGCAGGTTGCTCCTCGTCCGCAGGGCGAACGAACCCGCCCGCGGCCGCTGGTCACTGCCTGGCGGCCGGGTGGAGGCGGGCGAGACCGACGCCACCGCCGTCGCAAGGGAGCTGCGCGAGGAGACCGGGTTGTCCGTGCGGCCGGGTGCGCTGCTGGGCACGCTGTTTCGCGGGCCGTACGAGATCTTCGACTACGCGTGCGTGGTCCAGGGTGGGCAGCTGCTCGCGGGCGACGACGCCGACGAGGTGAGGTGGGTGGACGCCGAGGCGTTCGAGGAACTGGCCCGCGCGGGCGTGCTCACCGACGGCCTCCCCGAGCTGCTGCGCGCCTGGAACGCGCTGCCGAAGGCGTGA
- a CDS encoding PH domain-containing protein codes for MFAPRDPDEYLLDTERRVIRVRRHWACLVWDTFEAIALIAICVMVSYVLPPALWVLQNILWYVALFVVLRFAYQVIEWWVERLVVTDKRFVMTTGVWTTKVLMMPITKVTDLTYERSFWGRMLGYGTMIVESAGQIQALNRIEYLPKPEEFYDTISELVFGDKQKQAERFSMIKAQRAARGKRVVG; via the coding sequence ATGTTCGCGCCACGCGACCCAGACGAGTACCTGCTCGACACCGAGCGCAGGGTCATCAGAGTCCGGCGACACTGGGCCTGCCTGGTGTGGGACACGTTCGAGGCCATCGCGCTGATCGCGATCTGCGTGATGGTGTCGTACGTCCTCCCACCGGCGCTGTGGGTACTGCAGAACATCCTCTGGTACGTGGCCCTGTTCGTGGTCCTGCGTTTCGCCTACCAGGTGATCGAGTGGTGGGTCGAGCGACTGGTGGTCACCGACAAGCGGTTCGTGATGACGACGGGCGTGTGGACGACCAAGGTCCTCATGATGCCGATCACGAAGGTCACCGACCTGACCTACGAACGCTCGTTCTGGGGCCGCATGCTCGGCTACGGCACGATGATCGTCGAGTCGGCGGGGCAGATCCAGGCGCTCAACCGCATCGAGTACCTGCCCAAGCCCGAGGAGTTCTACGACACCATCTCCGAGCTGGTGTTCGGGGACAAGCAGAAGCAGGCGGAGCGCTTCTCGATGATCAAGGCGCAGCGGGCGGCCCGGGGCAAGCGCGTGGTTGGCTGA
- a CDS encoding PHP domain-containing protein, translating to MGGVRIDLHTHSTVSDGTDSPAELVHAAAAAGLDVVALTDHDTTAGWQPAIQALPPGMRLVPGAELSCESVDEYGRTVSVHLLAYLFDPTSPVLVAEQQRLRRERRRRFRVMARRMAADGLPIDPDEVLSSLNPDTPVGRPHLARALVRAGVVSTVDEAFARYLGNGRGYYAPRADTPVEVAIDMIVEAGGVTVLAHAFAAKRGPTVTPEVIAKLAGRGLAGLEVDHPEHDPGQREALRGLAKELDLVRTGSSDYHGSNKSIAIGQEITDPAEFERLVALASGSTVRVGP from the coding sequence ATGGGTGGCGTGCGCATCGACCTGCATACCCACTCCACGGTCTCCGACGGCACGGACAGCCCTGCCGAACTCGTCCACGCGGCGGCAGCCGCGGGGCTCGACGTCGTCGCGCTGACCGACCACGACACCACGGCGGGCTGGCAACCCGCGATACAGGCGTTGCCCCCGGGGATGCGGCTGGTGCCAGGCGCGGAACTGTCGTGCGAATCGGTCGACGAGTACGGGCGCACGGTCAGCGTGCATCTGCTGGCGTACCTGTTCGACCCCACCTCGCCCGTGCTCGTCGCCGAACAGCAGCGGCTGCGGCGCGAGCGACGCCGCCGGTTTCGGGTGATGGCGCGGCGGATGGCGGCCGACGGCCTGCCGATCGATCCCGACGAGGTGCTGAGTTCGCTGAACCCCGACACCCCGGTGGGCAGGCCACATCTCGCGCGAGCGCTCGTGCGAGCGGGCGTGGTGAGCACGGTCGACGAGGCGTTCGCGAGGTACCTCGGCAACGGCCGCGGCTACTACGCGCCGAGGGCCGACACGCCCGTGGAAGTGGCGATCGACATGATCGTCGAGGCGGGCGGGGTCACCGTGCTCGCCCACGCGTTCGCGGCCAAGCGAGGCCCGACGGTGACACCCGAGGTGATCGCGAAGCTGGCGGGACGCGGTCTCGCAGGTCTCGAGGTGGACCACCCCGAACACGACCCGGGGCAACGCGAGGCGCTGCGAGGACTGGCGAAGGAACTGGACCTGGTCCGAACCGGCTCGAGCGACTACCACGGAAGCAACAAGAGCATCGCGATCGGGCAGGAGATCACCGACCCCGCGGAGTTCGAGCGGCTCGTGGCACTGGCGAGCGGCTCGACGGTGCGGGTTGGGCCGTGA
- a CDS encoding RecB family exonuclease encodes MGQLGFDFGEQPKRLTRVTPARLSTFDDCPRRYRMNYLDRPTPQRSGPWAHSTLGAVVHTALRELFDLPVQRRTPERAAALVTQHWKDGGFADAEQAAVYRERARRWVADYVEHNDVSGDPVGLERWVSAPAAPEGGPPSLIVEGRADRIDARGGELVVVDYKTGKRAPDEYEARASQALALYAVAAARTLRKPCRRVELHHLPSGTIAAAEHTDDSLRRQLRRAHETATDLRTATDTLSEGGDPDEVFPARTGRHCAWCDFRPSCADGRRAAQAVLPWALLASRDDGAMTE; translated from the coding sequence ATGGGGCAACTGGGGTTCGATTTCGGCGAGCAGCCCAAACGCTTGACGAGGGTGACGCCTGCGCGGCTCTCCACCTTCGACGACTGCCCTCGCCGCTACCGGATGAACTACCTCGACCGGCCGACACCGCAACGCAGCGGACCGTGGGCACACAGCACGCTCGGCGCCGTGGTGCACACCGCGCTGCGTGAACTGTTCGACCTGCCGGTCCAGCGGCGTACCCCGGAGCGGGCTGCGGCGCTGGTCACCCAACACTGGAAGGACGGCGGATTCGCCGACGCGGAACAGGCCGCGGTGTACCGCGAACGGGCACGGCGCTGGGTGGCCGACTACGTCGAGCACAACGACGTCAGCGGCGATCCGGTGGGACTCGAACGCTGGGTGTCCGCTCCCGCGGCTCCCGAAGGAGGGCCGCCCTCGCTGATCGTCGAAGGGCGCGCCGACCGCATCGACGCTCGCGGCGGTGAACTCGTCGTCGTCGACTACAAGACCGGCAAGCGAGCGCCCGACGAGTACGAGGCTCGCGCCTCGCAGGCGCTGGCGCTCTACGCCGTTGCGGCGGCGCGAACGCTGCGGAAGCCGTGCAGGCGGGTGGAACTGCACCACCTGCCGTCCGGCACGATCGCGGCCGCCGAACACACCGACGACAGCCTTCGCAGGCAGCTTCGCCGCGCGCACGAGACCGCCACCGACCTGCGCACCGCGACGGATACCCTTTCCGAAGGCGGTGACCCCGACGAGGTGTTCCCTGCGCGGACCGGTCGGCATTGCGCGTGGTGCGACTTCCGGCCCAGCTGTGCCGACGGAAGGCGCGCCGCGCAGGCCGTCCTGCCCTGGGCACTGCTGGCTTCCCGCGACGACGGTGCGATGACGGAGTGA
- a CDS encoding alpha/beta fold hydrolase, whose translation MNEAEPSPDAPDPDPDAVPDTTPSTAPGGAVPAFSQLSPHTAHRIDLPGPYGPIAALRGPRPRRPMATALLLPGYTGSKEDFAPLLDGLAEGGVLPVAVDLPGQYESPGPDDESRYLPAALGEVVKQLVDALRAGGPVLLLGHSYGGLVARGAVLAGAAVAGLTLLGSGPAKLPPGPRLRAVEVGDPMLREHGIAAAYTVRERLSQSLPGTAEPQALKAFLRERFLASSPAGLLGMALGLRTEPDRTPELAALLRERGTPSQVVAGSHDDAWSVPSQRAMARSLGASFATVEAAAHSPNIENPPALLRILLTDWTSWLGAR comes from the coding sequence GTGAACGAGGCAGAACCTTCACCCGACGCACCCGACCCCGACCCCGACGCCGTGCCGGACACGACGCCCAGCACAGCGCCGGGCGGCGCGGTGCCCGCCTTCTCCCAACTGTCACCCCACACTGCCCACCGCATCGACCTGCCCGGCCCGTACGGGCCGATCGCGGCGTTGCGGGGACCGCGACCGCGACGGCCGATGGCTACCGCGTTGCTGCTACCGGGCTACACCGGTTCCAAGGAGGACTTCGCCCCGCTGCTGGACGGGCTCGCCGAGGGCGGTGTGCTGCCGGTGGCCGTGGACCTGCCCGGTCAGTACGAGTCGCCCGGTCCCGACGACGAGTCGCGCTACCTTCCCGCCGCGCTGGGCGAAGTGGTGAAACAGCTGGTGGACGCGCTGCGGGCAGGCGGTCCCGTGTTGCTGCTCGGCCATTCCTACGGCGGGTTGGTGGCTCGCGGCGCGGTGCTCGCCGGTGCTGCGGTCGCCGGACTGACGCTGCTGGGCAGCGGCCCCGCGAAGCTGCCGCCGGGGCCGCGGCTGCGGGCGGTGGAGGTTGGCGATCCGATGCTGCGTGAGCACGGCATCGCCGCGGCGTACACGGTGCGGGAGCGGCTCAGCCAGAGCCTGCCCGGTACCGCCGAGCCGCAGGCGCTGAAGGCGTTCCTGCGCGAGCGGTTTCTCGCGTCCAGCCCGGCCGGACTGCTCGGTATGGCGCTGGGCCTGCGCACCGAGCCGGACCGGACACCGGAGTTGGCCGCCTTACTGCGCGAGCGTGGGACACCGAGTCAGGTGGTGGCGGGAAGTCACGACGACGCGTGGAGCGTGCCCAGCCAGCGGGCGATGGCGCGCAGCCTCGGCGCCTCGTTCGCGACGGTGGAAGCCGCCGCCCACTCACCCAACATCGAGAACCCGCCCGCGCTGCTACGGATCCTGCTGACCGACTGGACGTCCTGGCTCGGGGCGCGCTGA
- a CDS encoding Rv3212 family protein, giving the protein MNTSPGRPDETDAQGSQAAFSSGKEDVLASGDAAGGREADESHPGGPEQRGHQPARQRRGSKSPWNRPRDRAVAATLAVLALAAAVLVWWFSDSRATTQRTAAAPPPLPAEPASVPAGLSEIWRAPSSATSAPVSEGGLVITAADSAVQGRDPLTGQVRWSYARDLPLCTVTNAWSKVLAVYRKDMGCSEVTQLDAGTGRRTAQRNGDAELGTRLVEGGSHVTTTGDHLLNTWRNDLVKSMEYGRVPAQVNPDRQPRTGCEYGTVAAAADKVGVIEHCPDESGARLTVLKASGEDADKPEQEFSALLPEPDAALVAMADDAVAVAMPEHGRLFVFNGEGRQTATYPLDVPAAELSADPPGGVVATSRGGDNVYWFTGSRTVALSARTLRPLWTVHDTLGPGTLFADEYVVPIEGGLAVLNEADGATLRTVRVDRSVGEGTIRLAAAGPVLLEQRGDTMVALK; this is encoded by the coding sequence GTGAACACCTCCCCCGGACGACCCGACGAGACCGATGCGCAGGGCAGCCAGGCCGCGTTCTCGTCCGGCAAGGAGGACGTGCTCGCGAGCGGTGACGCGGCAGGTGGTCGGGAGGCCGACGAAAGCCACCCCGGCGGGCCCGAGCAGCGCGGCCACCAGCCGGCGCGGCAGCGGCGCGGCAGCAAGTCACCGTGGAACCGCCCTCGGGACAGGGCCGTCGCCGCCACGCTGGCCGTGCTGGCACTGGCCGCGGCGGTGCTCGTGTGGTGGTTCAGCGACAGCCGCGCCACCACACAACGGACGGCCGCAGCTCCTCCCCCGCTTCCTGCCGAACCCGCTTCGGTACCAGCGGGACTGAGCGAGATCTGGCGGGCACCCAGCAGCGCCACCTCCGCACCGGTCTCCGAAGGCGGCCTGGTGATCACCGCGGCCGACTCCGCGGTGCAGGGTCGCGATCCACTCACCGGCCAGGTGCGCTGGAGCTACGCCCGTGACCTGCCGCTGTGCACCGTCACGAACGCGTGGTCGAAGGTCCTCGCGGTCTACCGCAAGGACATGGGGTGCAGCGAAGTCACCCAGCTGGACGCGGGTACGGGCAGGCGCACCGCGCAGCGCAACGGTGATGCCGAACTCGGCACCCGGCTCGTCGAGGGCGGCTCCCATGTCACCACCACGGGCGACCACCTGCTCAACACCTGGCGAAACGACCTGGTGAAGAGCATGGAGTACGGTCGGGTCCCGGCGCAGGTCAACCCGGACCGGCAACCACGCACCGGCTGCGAGTACGGCACCGTCGCCGCCGCAGCCGACAAGGTCGGGGTGATCGAGCACTGCCCGGACGAGTCGGGTGCGAGGCTCACCGTGCTGAAGGCCTCGGGCGAGGATGCCGACAAACCGGAGCAGGAGTTCAGCGCGCTGCTGCCGGAGCCGGACGCGGCGCTGGTCGCGATGGCGGACGACGCCGTCGCCGTGGCGATGCCCGAACACGGACGGTTGTTCGTCTTCAACGGCGAGGGCAGGCAGACGGCGACCTACCCGCTGGATGTACCCGCTGCCGAACTGTCGGCCGACCCGCCGGGCGGCGTTGTCGCCACCTCGCGGGGCGGCGACAACGTCTACTGGTTCACCGGCTCACGCACCGTGGCACTTTCGGCGCGAACACTGCGACCGCTGTGGACGGTGCATGACACGCTGGGGCCCGGCACCCTGTTCGCGGACGAGTACGTCGTTCCCATCGAGGGCGGGCTCGCGGTGCTCAACGAGGCCGACGGGGCGACGCTGCGGACCGTACGCGTCGATCGGAGCGTCGGCGAGGGCACGATCCGGCTCGCCGCGGCGGGTCCGGTGTTGCTGGAGCAGCGGGGCGACACGATGGTGGCGTTGAAGTGA